In the genome of Cupriavidus taiwanensis, one region contains:
- a CDS encoding sulfatase-like hydrolase/transferase produces MTIRNTLFIMCDQLRRDHLGCYGHPTLRTRNIDALAARGVRFDRAYVTSGVCGPSRMSFYTGRYVSSHGATWNRVPLSVGEVTLGEYLKDSGRALALAGKTHVMPDHANLKRLHLDGGTELETLLRSGHFTEVDRHDGHHAEPRSAYADWLRRQGYDSADPWTDYVISAENAHGEIVSGWHMRNAGLPARVAEPHSETAYTVGQAMQYIAARGDDPWVLHLSLVKPHWPYLAPAPYHAAYSLDDCLPLQRHHAELEDPHPVLSAYRTQEECANFMRAEVSDTVRPAYQGLIQQIDDRLGLLWEQLDRLGRWDDTLIVFTADHGDFLGDHWLGEKEQFYDTVQNIPLIVYDPSPQADATRGTAQDSLVSAVDVVPTVLDALGLPPADHRVEGRSLLDLTRATERDGAGAWRDAVVSELDYAYRGARVALGRHPGECRAWMVRDARWKYVHWLGFRPQLFDLHNDPQEYFDLGSDPGHEAVRSAMRLRLLDWFCTLKPRVTVTNEEVAAKTNVYKQAGVFFGVW; encoded by the coding sequence ATGACGATCCGCAATACCCTCTTCATCATGTGCGACCAGCTGCGGCGCGACCATCTCGGTTGCTACGGGCACCCGACGCTGCGCACGCGCAATATCGATGCCCTGGCCGCACGCGGCGTGCGCTTCGACCGCGCCTATGTCACCTCCGGCGTCTGCGGCCCCAGCCGCATGAGCTTCTACACCGGCCGCTACGTCAGCAGCCACGGTGCCACCTGGAACCGCGTGCCGCTGTCGGTCGGAGAAGTCACGCTGGGCGAATACCTGAAGGACAGCGGCCGCGCGCTGGCGCTGGCGGGCAAGACCCATGTGATGCCCGACCACGCGAACCTGAAGCGGCTGCACCTGGACGGCGGCACCGAGCTGGAGACGCTGCTGCGCAGCGGCCACTTCACCGAAGTCGACCGCCACGACGGCCACCATGCCGAGCCGCGCAGCGCCTATGCCGACTGGCTGCGCCGGCAAGGCTACGACAGCGCCGACCCGTGGACCGACTATGTGATCAGCGCCGAGAATGCGCACGGCGAGATCGTCTCGGGCTGGCACATGCGCAATGCCGGGCTGCCCGCGCGGGTGGCCGAGCCGCATTCCGAGACCGCCTACACCGTCGGCCAGGCGATGCAGTACATCGCCGCGCGCGGCGACGATCCGTGGGTGCTGCACCTGTCGCTGGTCAAGCCGCACTGGCCCTACCTTGCACCCGCGCCGTACCACGCCGCCTATTCGCTGGACGACTGCCTGCCGCTGCAGCGCCACCACGCCGAACTGGAAGACCCGCACCCGGTGCTGTCGGCCTATCGGACGCAGGAGGAATGCGCCAACTTCATGCGCGCCGAGGTCTCGGACACCGTGCGCCCCGCCTACCAGGGCCTGATCCAGCAGATCGACGACCGGCTGGGGCTGCTGTGGGAACAGCTGGACCGGCTGGGGCGCTGGGACGACACGCTGATCGTCTTCACCGCCGACCATGGCGACTTCCTCGGCGACCACTGGCTGGGCGAGAAGGAGCAGTTCTACGACACCGTGCAGAACATTCCGCTGATCGTCTACGACCCCTCGCCGCAGGCCGATGCGACCCGCGGCACCGCGCAGGACAGCCTGGTCAGCGCGGTCGACGTGGTGCCGACGGTGCTCGATGCGCTGGGCCTGCCGCCCGCTGACCACCGCGTCGAAGGCCGCTCGCTGCTGGACCTGACGCGCGCCACCGAGCGCGACGGTGCCGGTGCGTGGCGCGATGCAGTGGTCTCCGAGCTGGACTATGCCTATCGCGGCGCGCGCGTCGCGCTGGGCCGCCATCCCGGCGAATGCCGCGCCTGGATGGTGCGCGACGCGCGCTGGAAATACGTGCACTGGCTGGGCTTCCGGCCGCAGCTGTTCGACCTGCACAACGATCCGCAGGAGTACTTCGACCTGGGCTCCGACCCCGGGCATGAAGCCGTGCGCAGCGCCATGCGGCTGCGCCTGCTGGACTGGTTCTGCACCCTCAAGCCGCGCGTCACGGTGACCAACGAGGAGGTCGCGGCCAAGACCAATGTGTACAAGCAGGCCGGCGTGTTCTTCGGCGTCTGGTAA
- a CDS encoding host attachment protein, producing MKNIWILVADESVARIFASHGDSAPLEVVEEITDAAAHADRADLRRDAYGRRGQAAAQGDAGHPGAHQVGPSTVTSSAGEDELHQEAQLFARRVADYLDDARNKQRFDELALIAAPRFLGLLRKTLPPGVTDVVTREIDKDFKYVANNDLQQRLADEGIVPARRDERVNTGRDR from the coding sequence ATGAAGAACATCTGGATCCTGGTGGCGGATGAATCCGTCGCCCGCATCTTTGCCTCGCACGGCGACAGCGCGCCGCTGGAAGTCGTCGAGGAAATCACCGACGCGGCCGCGCATGCCGACCGCGCCGACCTGCGCCGCGACGCCTACGGCCGCCGCGGACAGGCCGCCGCCCAGGGCGATGCGGGACACCCCGGCGCTCACCAGGTCGGACCGTCGACGGTCACGTCTTCGGCGGGCGAGGACGAGTTGCATCAGGAAGCGCAGCTGTTTGCCCGGCGCGTGGCCGATTACCTCGACGACGCGCGCAACAAGCAGCGCTTCGATGAACTGGCGCTGATCGCGGCGCCGCGCTTCCTGGGGCTGTTGCGCAAGACCCTGCCGCCCGGCGTCACCGATGTGGTCACCAGGGAAATCGACAAGGACTTCAAGTACGTGGCCAACAACGACCTGCAGCAGCGGCTGGCCGATGAAGGCATCGTGCCGGCGCGGCGCGACGAACGCGTCAATACCGGCCGCGACCGTTAG